The Myxococcales bacterium nucleotide sequence ACGATCCCGATCTAAAAGCAGCGAATCTCCCTGGGCGATCTGAACCGTTTTACCGGTTCTCATATCGATTTCGACAAAACCGCCGTCCTGTTCGAATCGCTCGACAAACAAATTATAATATTGTTCCGGATTCTCGGGATTCGTTTTATTATTTAATGTCTGTGCAGGATATGAACGGTTCACGAAAAAGCACATCGTCAACAAAACACCGATGGAAAACGAAATAGATAAAGCGCGGATTCTGGTATTCATGAGACCTCCAAGGTCAAAAAAATGCTTCACTGGAAGCAATTTGTTTCCTTTAATTGAAAGTATAATACAAAGACAATTCATTGATGTCAAATAAAATCAAATATTTCAAAAATCTACCTTTTTTGGTGCAAATATATTAAATTTTTCCTTCTCCTTATAATGGATCAAAGGCAAGTTGCGCAGGCGGGCGATGTGCCTTATTGTCGCCGGAAGCCGAACCGAAACCGGGGATCATGAAAGACGCGCTGCTGCTGTTGCGGATTCACATCGTGCTCATCGCCGTGATGGGGACGCTCGTTTTCGGCTGGCTGATCACCGACACCTACCTCGTCGGCGTGGCGCTCGTCGTCGGCCTCGACTGGCTGCTGATCAACCTGATGAACCGCCTGAGCGACATCCGCGAGGACCTCGCCAACCGCATCCCGGCGACCGAAAAAATCCAAGACCGCCAGCGGACCATTGTGGCGATCTTCATCGTCGTCTTCGGCGGCTCGCTGCTCTGCACCTGGTTCTGGCGGCCGGAACTGACCGGCTGGCGGCTGTTCATGCAGGCGACCGGCATGGTCTACAATTTCCGCGTCATTCCCTTCCCGGGCGGCCCCAGGCGCCTGAAGGAAGTGTACTTCCTCAAAAACCTGATGTCGGCGCTGGGTTTCGTCACCACCTGTTTCTGCTACCCGCTGGCGACCGCCGGCTACCGGCCGCTGATCGGCTGGGCGGCGGTGGCGGCGCTGATCCTCTATTTCGTGCCCTTCGAGCTGACTTATGAAATTCTCTACGACCTGCGCGACGTGGCGGGCGACCGCGCGACCGGCGTGCCGACCTACCCGGTGGTGCACGGCACGGCGGTGACGCACCGGATCATCCGCGGCCTGCTGATCGGATCGGTGGGGCTGCTCGGCGCGGCCTTCGCGGCCGGCCTGGTCGGCGTGCGGGAACTTCTGATGGCCCTGGGGCCGACGATCCAGTATTTCGCGCTGCGGCCGTTGCTCCGCCGCGGCCCGAATACCGACGACTGCATCCGCGTCACCAATCTGGGATGGGGAATGTTGGCGTTTTACCTGGTGTGCACGGCGCTCTGGATCGCCGCGGGGTTGCCGGCCAACGTCTTCCTCTGGAAATCCGTGATCAACGCGTAAGGGATCGACGTCAAGAGGACGTGCAGCCAGACGCGCCCCGCGCCGGGATGCGTCGCCGCCAGCAGCGCGATGAAAATGCCGCCGGCGATCAGGCGCACGCCGGCCAGGTTCATTTCCATCCGTTCGCGCCGGCGCACCGCCAGCGCCAGCAGCGTCAGCGCGGCGGCGACGGCGGCGAACAGCCCGAACCAGTCGCCGCGCCAGAACCAACGGAAACACAACCACCACGAAACGTAGAGCAACAGGTGCAGCAGCGCGGGCGCGCCGAGCACCAGCAGCCAGCGGCCGCGCCCGGCGAGTTCGCGCAACAAGAGCGTCACCGCGAACGCGAAGATCGCCCAGCCCACCACGCCGATCAGCGGCACGCCCAGGTAACCCGGCTCGGTCCAGGCCCACAGCCCGCAGCGCACCGCCACCACCTCGACCATCGCCGCGTCGAAAAAAACGATCGCGCCCACCGCCAGTGGCGCGGCGCTTTCCAGCCGGGGCCACAGCCGCCGGATCACCGCCCGCCCCGAAAGGATGACCATCGGCCAGATCAGCGGCACGAGCAGCGGCACCCCGCCCACCCGGAACCACCAGGCCTCACTGTAGGAATAGAAACCGTAAACCGCGACCGACGTAGCTTCGCCGATCCAGGCCGCGACAAAAATCGGTGGGGTCAGCCGCCAGGTTTCGGGATCGACGCGCGCCATGACGACGTAGGCGATCGGCAGAAAGATCAGGCAGACGATTTGAAACAGGACCACGCCGCGACTCCGGTGACAACGGGGAAGATATCGAAAGGGGCCACGGCGGCGTGGCCCCTGAATTCAGCGATTAAAACCGACGGTCGTTATTCTTCCCGCGGGCGGGTCGGGATGACGCGCTCGTTGCGGCGACGGCGGATGGTGCGCGGCCGGCGGGGCGGCGCCTCTTCCAGCGTCTGGACGGCCAGACGGTCGTTTTCGTTGAGCGAGTCGAGCACCCGGCGTTGCCGGCGCGGCGTTACTTCGTGATAGATCTGGGTGGTAACGGAGCTCGAGTGACCGAGAATGTTCTGCACCTGCTGGATGTCCTTGCCGTTGGAGAGCAGCATGGTGGCCATGGTGTGGCGCAGGGCATGCGGGGTCAGGCGGCGGCGGATGCCGGCGGCCTTGCGGATGCGCTCGAAGAGATTCTCGATGGCGAAGATCGAGAGGCGGCCGCCGAAACGGTTGAGGAACAAGGCCTTCGGATCGCCCTGGAGATTGCGGCGGATCTTGAGGTATTCCTTGATGGTTTCCAGCACGCCCTGGTTGCCCAGCACGAGGGTGCGATCGCGATGGCCCTTGCCGCGGATGTGGACGGTGCCGGTTTCGACGTCGAGGTCCTCGATGTTGAGTTCGGACAGCTCGCCGATGCGCATCGCGGTGGCGAAGAGCAGTTCGATGATCGAC carries:
- a CDS encoding UbiA family prenyltransferase; this encodes MKDALLLLRIHIVLIAVMGTLVFGWLITDTYLVGVALVVGLDWLLINLMNRLSDIREDLANRIPATEKIQDRQRTIVAIFIVVFGGSLLCTWFWRPELTGWRLFMQATGMVYNFRVIPFPGGPRRLKEVYFLKNLMSALGFVTTCFCYPLATAGYRPLIGWAAVAALILYFVPFELTYEILYDLRDVAGDRATGVPTYPVVHGTAVTHRIIRGLLIGSVGLLGAAFAAGLVGVRELLMALGPTIQYFALRPLLRRGPNTDDCIRVTNLGWGMLAFYLVCTALWIAAGLPANVFLWKSVINA
- a CDS encoding tyrosine-type recombinase/integrase; its protein translation is MDLLTAVEKFLVACTNEINLSEKTNRAYAYDLGQFADFMQNKEMEKVDVADVNSYLSYLDDEQNLKDSTIRRKIMTLKAFFRYFISKGMIDKAPLEGVESKYKMTKNLPKILNPQDMMRLLEFLGEDVKRLEGELRPGCGRKVKLHYENAIRDRSIIELLFATAMRIGELSELNIEDLDVETGTVHIRGKGHRDRTLVLGNQGVLETIKEYLKIRRNLQGDPKALFLNRFGGRLSIFAIENLFERIRKAAGIRRRLTPHALRHTMATMLLSNGKDIQQVQNILGHSSSVTTQIYHEVTPRRQRRVLDSLNENDRLAVQTLEEAPPRRPRTIRRRRNERVIPTRPREE